From Raphanus sativus cultivar WK10039 unplaced genomic scaffold, ASM80110v3 Scaffold1067, whole genome shotgun sequence:
TATAGATACAGATACAGTACAACATATATTTGTGTTCCTAACTCACAAAGCTTATTATAATCTTATGGCCTTTGAAGTGATAAgacctttttatttttgagtaaAAGATAGACAAAGATTAGATAACACATTCTTTAAGCCACGGGAGGATCTTCGTTTACAAATTTGGCAAACTCTTCCCTTGTCCTCCCATTTGGATTCTTCTTCCATTCGATGAACTTCTTCGACGCCTCTATGAACTTCTCCATGTGAAGCCGCTTCCATTCCTACCAAAATCAAATATCCATACAAAGTGTGTGCGCCAAAAAGCATTAAGCAACATGAACTTAGAAAACACTTGTGATTAATGATCAGGGAACTTGCGAGCGTATGAGTACTTCAACCTCAAAATTCCATTCTCCATACATGTCAGGATCATCCTTGTTGGCCCATATAAAGGCCTTCACTTGCATTTTCTCGGATGTATGCTGCATAAAGAGAGATCAAAGCTTTAAGTTTTAAGCAATCTCATGATACATAGATTCATAAAAGAACATTAGACAATCATGAAGTGGAACTTACAGTCAATACAACCTCAACAGTTTTCCTCTCGTACTCAGCTCCTTCAATCATATCTAAGTTCTCTAGCTGAGCATTTGTTAATCCGGTTAGTACCTGCACAatgtaagtgcaaagatgacaccacaataagtaatgcagaaggtaaaccaagagaGACAATTACACAAGCACActcaatagctttattagaaatcgccttgtataactcaattacaagttctgcttaatcagcctcgctagcctgttaacaccctaacagctgctactgaacaattcctaagctacccgcttatgtctctccaccgtcaagtacttcagcccctgcttcagcacgacccagaacacttccaaacgcttctctctctctataagatcagcctctgtgtctctgtctctctacagacgaccacatagctatcttatactaactccacgttcccgaaatcctagtctccaaggaaccacaatatggacatcttccatatcaataagtgcaactttccttttcttggaatgcacttattcctcttcctttaagtcataaacttgctcctcaagtttattcctttttgccttttctccaagatactctcttgctctccaagtctgcacgactccagctcagcatttcgactccacatggtcttcaccactcactacaacgtctgcttcagcaactacgtcagcgactatttcagggcggacatctttacatcaacacaCAAAACCATCAACCatcattttttctgtttttgagAACAAGAATTAGAATATCAgagataagaaaaagaaaaaaaaacaagtttaacAATAAAAAGGTTAGTTTTTCTTTCATTCGATTGTCAATGTCCAGATGAACCAAAACTTAGTTTACACATGcattaaaaatatcatggtGTATGTTAAACCGGAGATAAACCGGCTCATGACATAAACCAAACCCAAACAAAACAATATCCTCTATTGGAGAGAGCCAGAAGAAAAGTTgaattcttgttttttttgtctaacCAAGAAAGTTATCTTGTTTATGATTAGTCCTCTATAACCTAACTGCTCTGACTTGAGGCGCACTTCTTTGTAAAAAAGTAGTTACGTGGGCAAGACGGTTTTGAAGATtaggttttgtttctttcttagtttagattatttttcccccaaaaataagaaagagatgagaacaaaccTTGCCGTTGATTACACCGGTCTCAGAAGGAGCAATACAAGGATGCAAACGCCCTTTGAGCCTGTACCTGTGATTGCAACATCCCCAAAAACCATCTTTAATCAATCTTCACAGAATCTTAGCCAAAAGAAAGATATGAGATGGTGAATTATACAAGCCGTGGAGTTGAGCGGAGACGATGACTGGTGTGCATTCGAGGATCAAACCCACGACGGCTGGTTCCTGGAAACTGCCATAGACGAAGACATTGTGCGACGGGGATACAGAActactcatcttcttcttcttctttctaataGACTGATTTGTTTAGTTTGAAAAAAACGTGTGTGAGAGAGATGAGTAAGTAGTGCTCTGTTTATAACCTCGTACCGTAGCCTACTTTCTTTGACTCCTTCCTCCTTATTTTCTTGGTTTATTTGGTAAAATGGTAGGAGAtcatctttttcattttctttttcaacaGTCATACTTTTCTtggttaatatcatttttgttttgaacatTCAGAATAGTCAAGTTGATCTTGTACGTGCGTGAAGCAATAGTAACTACATGTGTATGATTTATGGACATTTGTCGTAACATCTTAAATTACAATAAAACATAGGCTGTAACACTACATCGCAAAACCAAAAAAGCCTGTATGATTGTCAGATTGTTGTGGTATGACTGTATGAGTGTATTTGTTAATGTATTTGTGTCCATGTTCATTTATAGAACTTGTGTACTATAGTTGATACACTTTCAACTGTtgaaaatctcaaaagaaaaatttagacATCTCTATTCAATCTCATTCTCCTCCTCTGCTTTCAGTGAACTTGACTGATTTAGTCTCAATTCAAGatc
This genomic window contains:
- the LOC108807404 gene encoding protein AIG2 A, with product MSSSVSPSHNVFVYGSFQEPAVVGLILECTPVIVSAQLHGLYRLKGRLHPCIAPSETGVINGKVLTGLTNAQLENLDMIEGAEYERKTVEVVLTHTSEKMQVKAFIWANKDDPDMYGEWNFEEWKRLHMEKFIEASKKFIEWKKNPNGRTREEFAKFVNEDPPVA